Proteins found in one Mytilus edulis chromosome 2, xbMytEdul2.2, whole genome shotgun sequence genomic segment:
- the LOC139513418 gene encoding coiled-coil domain-containing protein CG32809-like isoform X7: MDFTRDYTARKIYGSAENVKGNNYEDLDSFWDVSMTGIHVRSKSQPRSAPGSNSLQRKVQQPEKQVPRRHTLGGSAFRPPEDVPVNVNGNEDDSRKREQFMDMLAKRYPKYAEKISGTSSEDGYPIRPHARRPRDPHRRATVVTYNPANVRDYEDFETMSNVEGPVSFQRGSFMRNSLPIVRSPPNTYDRAMGMVFLVYQDETKKSDLPNEITHLDTVRALFVRSFQEKLNMEYLSSPRRKIYILDPRTSIYYQLEDLRDIKDRTVLKLLESDSDNPQKVREVPPEKRGKRSDQGIYETPATAITDQVRKAQTLPASMSHSYPVYRDPIYASDYDIYRSPTPDLTRSAPSHHPPVNYAHNALYDSPDRIRGDRSTPDRHNLGPIPENIQMQNGYVPVPQTYQDHDGRGRPTYRQQGPQRGPEQHYRSVSPPVQRSQLPPGDPLRRTMSPTPGSGMQIYDYLHGPGGAGAPGAPPQTYIAKGVRANTMVSPLRASGPPPDTRHQPNRHSLAFTPMSPRSADQPVQRSQSYRITPEREQVPMVPPPPRSITPSPTTDPETRVRMEKMEVQLANLTAWVQTAVVTGSSRESSIRSGASTTPSDLGDSKPPSVVGKDDTDNVNGDKGISDISSQSSHHTIVTQSIKDGILNVARQTSDLKVDLKHLRRIQQLNNESMTDSIQETIKKISKVLTTVPGAEHQVLRQQRSDIDTQCKHYKDDGSKVLRELGDLESSVEEMREDVISRQCRVNLADVEGMALVLSHVTKHLGELRCRFPGLQDHMKKVMSGEMEVVIKEEKFLKDEPDRIEEALKRCKRLTGTLFTLKRLASAQEQRPLHVPSGDRVGGRIATHVDRKELLDNIQAVVPDHQSRLQSIKAADASRERKKKIITQQEALKFGKSLEKATKALKSAAEKEYATKPKSKVDTGCASKGHCEGQDSKPDPSCVIKPQSTSETPLTTKFSVPLTSSTTEKIVLSSSTKGSDGATQRKQIDEKIVRTTSDTKVPPSSLSSTEEENIKRSAAKLSIQKNAARAAFFSSLTTPPTSPSEEKKGVSPDSRDSPTRTTMDYTVRISPCRSTVSGATKYIVKDSTNIKSSSSATRPTAKVSFSSPSSSSSSSDSSPSPNSPILVSARASNIPRFSARPETESREKFTYQKEATVQKPSILKSSGSRSDQNKSKEVTLTGSDKNISFEDKQGENSRSSESILKISDQEKSKEISPSNVQTVPRSQSETVSSPSNKPDVRPKKIPPPPPPRRSSKLVRSGPGLMSPVGQDESKSDIHDSIIVAGNNDGTVKSATTCTSTPKPAIPQKPSRITRDRILSDQSKQTVEKNTNLNGAAIKPKSSVDVKKDSDELGHEDREGSIDSSASSSSSSESQQSVVEKDRSTATTPNGGPSTRKPKPPPPVRKSSLADSFEEKSNSGKTDDVNKS, translated from the exons GCTCGTAGACCCAGAGATCCCCATAGAAGGGCTACGGTAGTGACCTACAACCCAGCCAATGTGAGAGATTATGAAGATTTCGAGACTATGTCTAACGTGGAAGGACCTGTCAGCTTTCAGAGAGGAAGTTTCATGAGGAATAGTTTACCTATTGTCCGTTCTCCACCCAACACTTATGATAGAGCTATGG GTATGGTTTTCTTGGTATATCAAGATGAAACAAAGAAATCTGATCTTCCTAATGAAATCACACACTTAGATACTGTCAGAGCCTTGTTTGTAAGATCCTTCCAAGAGAAACTCAATATGGAGTACTTGTCATCTCCAAggagaaaaatatatatcttagaCCCAAGGACCAGTATTTACTATCAACTGGAAGATTTGAG aGATATTAAGGACAGAACAGTGTTAAAGTTATTGGAGAGTGATAGTGACAATCCTCAGAAAGTCAGAGAAGTACCTCCAGAGAAACGAGGAAAAAGATCTGATCAGGGGATATATGAAACACCAGCAACAGCCATTACAGATCAA GTAAGAAAAGCCCAGACCTTGCCTGCCTCCATGTCACATTCCTACCCTGTGTACAGGGATCCTATATATGCCAGTGATTATGATATCTATAGATCTCCTACTCCAGACTTGACCAGAAGTGCCCCATCACATCATCCACCTGTCAATTATGCACACAACGCATTGTATGATTCACCAGACCGTATCCGAGGTGACCGAAGCACCCCTGATAGACACAACCTTGGACCAATCCCTGAAAATATACAGATGCAGAATGGTTATGTACCAGTACCTCAAACTTACCAAGACCATGATGGTCGAGGCAGACCAACATATCGACAGCAGGGTCCACAAAGAGGTCCAGAACAGCATTATAGGTCAGTGTCTCCACCAGTACAAAGAAGCCAGCTACCTCCTGGTGATCCTTTGAGGAGAACCATGTCTCCTACACCAGGATCTGGTATGCAGATCTATGACTACCTCCATGGACCTGGTGGGGCAGGTGCCCCTGGTGCTCCACCCCAGACTTACATTGCCAAAGGCGTCAGGGCTAATACAATGGTCTCCCCTTTAAGAGCTTCAGGTCCACCTCCTGATACAA gacaTCAGCCAAATCGTCACTCTTTGGCATTCACACCAATGTCACCAAGATCAGCTGATCAACCCGTCCAGAGATCTCAGAGCTATAGGATAACTCCAGAGAGAGAACAAGTACCTATGGTCCCTCCTCCACCTCGCAGTATTACACCCTCACCTACAACTGATCCAGAAACCAG agtaCGCATGGAGAAAATGGAAGTGCAACTTGCCAATTTAACAGCCTGGGTGCAGACGGCAGTTGTAACAGGATCAAGTAGGGAAAGTAGTATAAGAAGTGGGGCTAGTACAACACCATCAGATTTAGGAGACTCTAAGCCACCAAGTGTTGTAGGAA AAGATGACACAGACAACGTCAATGGTGATAAAG GTATATCAGACATATCCTCCCAGTCATCTCATCATACTATTGTTACACAGAGTATTAAAGATGGCATCCTTAATGTTGCTAGACAAACATCAGATTTAAAAGTAGATTTAAAACATTTGCGGAGAATTCAGCAGCTTAATAATGAATCAATGACTGATTCTATACAAGAAACTATCAAAAAGATTTCG AAGGTGCTAACAACAGTTCCTGGAGCTGAACACCAGGTTCTTCGTCAACAACGATCAGATATAGACACACAATGTAAACATTACAAAGATGATGGCAGTAAAGTGCTAAGAGAATTAGG AGATTTAGAATCGTCAGTAGAAGAAATGAGAGAGGATGTGATATCTAGGCAATGTCGAGTAAATCTGGCCGATGTCGAAGGAATGGCTCTTGTTCTTAGTCATGTGACCAAACATCTTGGAGAACTTAGAT GTCGTTTCCCCGGATTACAGGATCATATGAAGAAAGTAATGAGTGGTGAAATGGAAGTAGTCATCAAAGAAGAAAA atttttgaaagaTGAACCTGATAGAATTGAAGAAGCTTTAAAGAGATGTAAAAGGTTAACTGGCACACTTTTTACATTGAAAAG GTTGGCATCAGCTCAGGAACAACGTCCTTTACATGTGCCAAGTGGTGACAGGGTAGGAGGAAGGATAGCTACACATGTAGATAGAAAGGAATTGTTAGACAATATACAGGCTGTTGTTCCTGATCATCAATCAAGACTTCAAAGTATAAAG GCTGCAGATGCTTcaagagaaagaaaaaagaagattATTACCCAACAGGAAGCATTGAAATTtggaaaatcattagagaaagcTACAAAGGCATTAAAATCTGCTGCTGAGAAAGAATATGCTACTAAGCCAAAATCTAAAGTTGATACAGGTTGTGCTAGTAAAGGACATTGTGAAGGTCAGGACTCTAAGCCAGACCCATCATGTGTCATCAAACCTCAATCTACCTCAGAAACTCCATTAACAACGAAATTCTCTGTTCCACTGACTAGTTCTACAACAGAAAAAATTGTTCTGTCTAGTTCAACTAAAGGAAGTGATGGAGCTACTCAGCGAAaacaaattgatgaaaaaatagTAAGAACTACAAGTGATACAAAGGTACCACCTTCTTCACTGTCTTCTACAgaagaagaaaatattaaaagGTCAGCTGCTAAATTGTCCATTCAGAAAAATGCAGCACGAGCAGCCTTCTTTAGTTCTCTTACAACACCCCCTACTTCCCCATCAGAGGAAAAAAAGGGGGTATCTCCTGATTCAAGAGATTCACCAACTCGAACGACAATGGACTACACTGTTCGTATTTCGCCATGTCGTTCAACTGTGTCAGGAGCAACTAAGTATATTGTGAAGGATAGTACTAACATCAAAAGTAGTTCATCAGCAACACGTCCTACAGCAAAAGTGTCATTTTCATCaccatcgtcatcatcatcatcgagTGATTCTAGTCCTTCACCAAACTCTCCTATTTTAGTAAGTGCTAGAGCTTCAAATATTCCTAGGTTTTCTGCTAGGCCAGAAACTGAATCTCGAGAAAAATTTACATATCAAAAAGAGGCAACTGTGCAAAAACCTTCTATTTTGAAAAGTTCTGGTTCAAGAAGTGACCAAAACAAATCAAAGGAGGTGACATTGACAGGAAGTGATAAAAACATTTCTTTTGAAGATAAACAAGGAGAAAATTCAAGGTCAAGTGAATCAATTCTTAAAATCAGTGATCAAGAAAAATCTAAGGAAATTTCTCCCTCAAATGTACAAACAGTGCCAAGATCTCAGTCAGAAACAGTATCAAGTCCATCAAATAAACCTGATGTTCGACCAAAGAAAATCCCTCCTCCACCTCCTCCTAGACGGAGTAGTAAACTTGTTAGGAGTGGCCCTGGACTAATGTCTCCTGTGGGTCAGGATGAAAGTAAATCTGACATTCATGATTCAATCATCGTAGCGGGAAATAATGATGGAACCGTGAAATCTGCAACTACTTGTACTTCTACACCAAAACCTGCTATTCCTCAAAAACCTTCTAGAATTACTCGCGATCGAATCTTATCTGATCAGTCTAAACAGAcagtagaaaaaaatacaaatttaaatggTGCAGCCATTAAACCTAAATCATCTGTTGATGTGAAAAAAGATTCAGATGAGTTAGGACATGAAGATCGTGAAGGCAGCATAGATAGCAGTGCTAGTTCTAGTAGTAGTAGTGAATCACAACAAAGTGTTGTAGAAAAAGACAGATCTACAGCCACAACACCAAATGGGGGACCCTCAACCAGGAAACCTAAACCCCCACCACCCGTTAGGAAATCTAGTCTAGCTGATAGTTTTGAAGAAAAATCAAACAGTGGTAAAACTGATGATGTTAATAAAAGTTAA
- the LOC139513418 gene encoding coiled-coil domain-containing protein CG32809-like isoform X11, with translation MNPTEQVIWRHHNNKARRPRDPHRRATVVTYNPANVRDYEDFETMSNVEGPVSFQRGSFMRNSLPIVRSPPNTYDRAMGMVFLVYQDETKKSDLPNEITHLDTVRALFVRSFQEKLNMEYLSSPRRKIYILDPRTSIYYQLEDLRDIKDRTVLKLLESDSDNPQKVREVPPEKRGKRSDQGIYETPATAITDQVRKAQTLPASMSHSYPVYRDPIYASDYDIYRSPTPDLTRSAPSHHPPVNYAHNALYDSPDRIRGDRSTPDRHNLGPIPENIQMQNGYVPVPQTYQDHDGRGRPTYRQQGPQRGPEQHYRSVSPPVQRSQLPPGDPLRRTMSPTPGSGMQIYDYLHGPGGAGAPGAPPQTYIAKGVRANTMVSPLRASGPPPDTRHQPNRHSLAFTPMSPRSADQPVQRSQSYRITPEREQVPMVPPPPRSITPSPTTDPETRVRMEKMEVQLANLTAWVQTAVVTGSSRESSIRSGASTTPSDLGDSKPPSVVGSISDISSQSSHHTIVTQSIKDGILNVARQTSDLKVDLKHLRRIQQLNNESMTDSIQETIKKISKVLTTVPGAEHQVLRQQRSDIDTQCKHYKDDGSKVLRELGDLESSVEEMREDVISRQCRVNLADVEGMALVLSHVTKHLGELRCRFPGLQDHMKKVMSGEMEVVIKEEKFLKDEPDRIEEALKRCKRLTGTLFTLKRLASAQEQRPLHVPSGDRVGGRIATHVDRKELLDNIQAVVPDHQSRLQSIKAADASRERKKKIITQQEALKFGKSLEKATKALKSAAEKEYATKPKSKVDTGCASKGHCEGQDSKPDPSCVIKPQSTSETPLTTKFSVPLTSSTTEKIVLSSSTKGSDGATQRKQIDEKIVRTTSDTKVPPSSLSSTEEENIKRSAAKLSIQKNAARAAFFSSLTTPPTSPSEEKKGVSPDSRDSPTRTTMDYTVRISPCRSTVSGATKYIVKDSTNIKSSSSATRPTAKVSFSSPSSSSSSSDSSPSPNSPILVSARASNIPRFSARPETESREKFTYQKEATVQKPSILKSSGSRSDQNKSKEVTLTGSDKNISFEDKQGENSRSSESILKISDQEKSKEISPSNVQTVPRSQSETVSSPSNKPDVRPKKIPPPPPPRRSSKLVRSGPGLMSPVGQDESKSDIHDSIIVAGNNDGTVKSATTCTSTPKPAIPQKPSRITRDRILSDQSKQTVEKNTNLNGAAIKPKSSVDVKKDSDELGHEDREGSIDSSASSSSSSESQQSVVEKDRSTATTPNGGPSTRKPKPPPPVRKSSLADSFEEKSNSGKTDDVNKS, from the exons GCTCGTAGACCCAGAGATCCCCATAGAAGGGCTACGGTAGTGACCTACAACCCAGCCAATGTGAGAGATTATGAAGATTTCGAGACTATGTCTAACGTGGAAGGACCTGTCAGCTTTCAGAGAGGAAGTTTCATGAGGAATAGTTTACCTATTGTCCGTTCTCCACCCAACACTTATGATAGAGCTATGG GTATGGTTTTCTTGGTATATCAAGATGAAACAAAGAAATCTGATCTTCCTAATGAAATCACACACTTAGATACTGTCAGAGCCTTGTTTGTAAGATCCTTCCAAGAGAAACTCAATATGGAGTACTTGTCATCTCCAAggagaaaaatatatatcttagaCCCAAGGACCAGTATTTACTATCAACTGGAAGATTTGAG aGATATTAAGGACAGAACAGTGTTAAAGTTATTGGAGAGTGATAGTGACAATCCTCAGAAAGTCAGAGAAGTACCTCCAGAGAAACGAGGAAAAAGATCTGATCAGGGGATATATGAAACACCAGCAACAGCCATTACAGATCAA GTAAGAAAAGCCCAGACCTTGCCTGCCTCCATGTCACATTCCTACCCTGTGTACAGGGATCCTATATATGCCAGTGATTATGATATCTATAGATCTCCTACTCCAGACTTGACCAGAAGTGCCCCATCACATCATCCACCTGTCAATTATGCACACAACGCATTGTATGATTCACCAGACCGTATCCGAGGTGACCGAAGCACCCCTGATAGACACAACCTTGGACCAATCCCTGAAAATATACAGATGCAGAATGGTTATGTACCAGTACCTCAAACTTACCAAGACCATGATGGTCGAGGCAGACCAACATATCGACAGCAGGGTCCACAAAGAGGTCCAGAACAGCATTATAGGTCAGTGTCTCCACCAGTACAAAGAAGCCAGCTACCTCCTGGTGATCCTTTGAGGAGAACCATGTCTCCTACACCAGGATCTGGTATGCAGATCTATGACTACCTCCATGGACCTGGTGGGGCAGGTGCCCCTGGTGCTCCACCCCAGACTTACATTGCCAAAGGCGTCAGGGCTAATACAATGGTCTCCCCTTTAAGAGCTTCAGGTCCACCTCCTGATACAA gacaTCAGCCAAATCGTCACTCTTTGGCATTCACACCAATGTCACCAAGATCAGCTGATCAACCCGTCCAGAGATCTCAGAGCTATAGGATAACTCCAGAGAGAGAACAAGTACCTATGGTCCCTCCTCCACCTCGCAGTATTACACCCTCACCTACAACTGATCCAGAAACCAG agtaCGCATGGAGAAAATGGAAGTGCAACTTGCCAATTTAACAGCCTGGGTGCAGACGGCAGTTGTAACAGGATCAAGTAGGGAAAGTAGTATAAGAAGTGGGGCTAGTACAACACCATCAGATTTAGGAGACTCTAAGCCACCAAGTGTTGTAGGAA GTATATCAGACATATCCTCCCAGTCATCTCATCATACTATTGTTACACAGAGTATTAAAGATGGCATCCTTAATGTTGCTAGACAAACATCAGATTTAAAAGTAGATTTAAAACATTTGCGGAGAATTCAGCAGCTTAATAATGAATCAATGACTGATTCTATACAAGAAACTATCAAAAAGATTTCG AAGGTGCTAACAACAGTTCCTGGAGCTGAACACCAGGTTCTTCGTCAACAACGATCAGATATAGACACACAATGTAAACATTACAAAGATGATGGCAGTAAAGTGCTAAGAGAATTAGG AGATTTAGAATCGTCAGTAGAAGAAATGAGAGAGGATGTGATATCTAGGCAATGTCGAGTAAATCTGGCCGATGTCGAAGGAATGGCTCTTGTTCTTAGTCATGTGACCAAACATCTTGGAGAACTTAGAT GTCGTTTCCCCGGATTACAGGATCATATGAAGAAAGTAATGAGTGGTGAAATGGAAGTAGTCATCAAAGAAGAAAA atttttgaaagaTGAACCTGATAGAATTGAAGAAGCTTTAAAGAGATGTAAAAGGTTAACTGGCACACTTTTTACATTGAAAAG GTTGGCATCAGCTCAGGAACAACGTCCTTTACATGTGCCAAGTGGTGACAGGGTAGGAGGAAGGATAGCTACACATGTAGATAGAAAGGAATTGTTAGACAATATACAGGCTGTTGTTCCTGATCATCAATCAAGACTTCAAAGTATAAAG GCTGCAGATGCTTcaagagaaagaaaaaagaagattATTACCCAACAGGAAGCATTGAAATTtggaaaatcattagagaaagcTACAAAGGCATTAAAATCTGCTGCTGAGAAAGAATATGCTACTAAGCCAAAATCTAAAGTTGATACAGGTTGTGCTAGTAAAGGACATTGTGAAGGTCAGGACTCTAAGCCAGACCCATCATGTGTCATCAAACCTCAATCTACCTCAGAAACTCCATTAACAACGAAATTCTCTGTTCCACTGACTAGTTCTACAACAGAAAAAATTGTTCTGTCTAGTTCAACTAAAGGAAGTGATGGAGCTACTCAGCGAAaacaaattgatgaaaaaatagTAAGAACTACAAGTGATACAAAGGTACCACCTTCTTCACTGTCTTCTACAgaagaagaaaatattaaaagGTCAGCTGCTAAATTGTCCATTCAGAAAAATGCAGCACGAGCAGCCTTCTTTAGTTCTCTTACAACACCCCCTACTTCCCCATCAGAGGAAAAAAAGGGGGTATCTCCTGATTCAAGAGATTCACCAACTCGAACGACAATGGACTACACTGTTCGTATTTCGCCATGTCGTTCAACTGTGTCAGGAGCAACTAAGTATATTGTGAAGGATAGTACTAACATCAAAAGTAGTTCATCAGCAACACGTCCTACAGCAAAAGTGTCATTTTCATCaccatcgtcatcatcatcatcgagTGATTCTAGTCCTTCACCAAACTCTCCTATTTTAGTAAGTGCTAGAGCTTCAAATATTCCTAGGTTTTCTGCTAGGCCAGAAACTGAATCTCGAGAAAAATTTACATATCAAAAAGAGGCAACTGTGCAAAAACCTTCTATTTTGAAAAGTTCTGGTTCAAGAAGTGACCAAAACAAATCAAAGGAGGTGACATTGACAGGAAGTGATAAAAACATTTCTTTTGAAGATAAACAAGGAGAAAATTCAAGGTCAAGTGAATCAATTCTTAAAATCAGTGATCAAGAAAAATCTAAGGAAATTTCTCCCTCAAATGTACAAACAGTGCCAAGATCTCAGTCAGAAACAGTATCAAGTCCATCAAATAAACCTGATGTTCGACCAAAGAAAATCCCTCCTCCACCTCCTCCTAGACGGAGTAGTAAACTTGTTAGGAGTGGCCCTGGACTAATGTCTCCTGTGGGTCAGGATGAAAGTAAATCTGACATTCATGATTCAATCATCGTAGCGGGAAATAATGATGGAACCGTGAAATCTGCAACTACTTGTACTTCTACACCAAAACCTGCTATTCCTCAAAAACCTTCTAGAATTACTCGCGATCGAATCTTATCTGATCAGTCTAAACAGAcagtagaaaaaaatacaaatttaaatggTGCAGCCATTAAACCTAAATCATCTGTTGATGTGAAAAAAGATTCAGATGAGTTAGGACATGAAGATCGTGAAGGCAGCATAGATAGCAGTGCTAGTTCTAGTAGTAGTAGTGAATCACAACAAAGTGTTGTAGAAAAAGACAGATCTACAGCCACAACACCAAATGGGGGACCCTCAACCAGGAAACCTAAACCCCCACCACCCGTTAGGAAATCTAGTCTAGCTGATAGTTTTGAAGAAAAATCAAACAGTGGTAAAACTGATGATGTTAATAAAAGTTAA